A DNA window from Chiroxiphia lanceolata isolate bChiLan1 chromosome 6, bChiLan1.pri, whole genome shotgun sequence contains the following coding sequences:
- the DLK1 gene encoding protein delta homolog 1 translates to MGLRAAELLGCCCLLPLVLPAAQGVNCRTGCHPENGFCESPNECRCQPGWQGALCNQCVPFPGCLHGSCAKPWQCICEEGWVGSLCDIDIHPCSAKPCTNNSTCIETGDGGYICLCAQGFTGKNCHLKKGPCIINGSPCQNGGTCVDDNGFAPHASCLCPSGFAGNFCEIDRDDCESNPCENGGTCTDIGVGFSCSCPHGHTGKLCSSRVIFCASGPCENGGTCSEHPQGGFECICKPEFIGVTCKHPSKNTSLSGVNMERKHMQNYKPPSKAHHRSVHQQQEILKITVKETIQDADPFLSRSQVICFVVLGLLTCLVVLGTTGIVFFSKCEMWLANAKYSHLLRKKKNFFLKSNNGENLSVNIIFPEKIKLTNYTKNYTAI, encoded by the exons ATGGGGCTGCGAGCCGCGGAGCTCCtcggctgctgctgccttctgccCCTCGTCCTGCCCGCAGCGCAAG gcGTGAACTGTAGAACTGGCTGTCACCCAGAGAATGGATTTTGTGAATCTCCCAATGAATGCAG GTGTCAACCTGGCTGGCAGGGTGCTCTTTGTAATCAGTGTGTTCCTTTCCCTGGGTGTTTGCACGGCAGCTGTGCCAAGCCCTGGCAGTGCATCTGTGAGGAGGGCTGGGTTGGCAGCCTCTGTGACATAG atattCACCCATGTTCTGCAAAGCCCTGCACCAATAACTCAACGTGCATAGAGACTGGTGATGGAGGATATATTTGTCTGTGTGCCCAGGGATTTACAGGAAAAAACTGCCATCTCAAGAAAGGACCATGCATTATTAATGG CTCTCCCTGCCAGAATGGAGGAACATGTGTTGATGACAATGGTTTTGCACCACATGCTTCCTGTCTGTGCCCTTCTGGTTTTGCTGGCAACTTCTGTGAAATCGACAGAGATGACTGTGAATCCAACCCTTGTGAAAATGGAGGAACGTGTACAGATATTGGTGTGGGTTTCAGCTGTTCTTGTCCCCATGGCCATACGggaaagctctgcagcagccgTGTCATATTCTGTGCCAGTGGCCCCTGTGAGAATGGAGGGACTTGCAGTGAACATCCCCAGGGAGGGTTCGAATGCATCTGTAAACCAGAATTCATTGGTGTTACCTGCAAACATCCCAGCAAAAACACAAGTCTTTCTGGAGTGAATATGGAAAGAAAGCATATGCAGAATTACAAGCCACCCTCAAAAGCTCATCATAGATCAGTGCATCAACAGCAAGAAATCctgaaaataacagtgaaagAAACAATCCAAGATGCAGATCCTTTTCTGAGCAGAAGCCAGGTCATATGTTTTGTTGTTCTGGGCTTGCTTACGTGTCTTGTTGTCTTGGGCACAACcgggattgtttttttttcaaaatgtgaaatgtgGCTTGCTAATGCCAAATACAGTCATCTTCTGCGcaagaaaaagaacttttttctgAAGTCTAACAATGGGGAAAACCTCTCAGTTAATATTATCTTCCCAGAGAAGATCAAGTTGACTAATTACACTAAGAACTACACTGCCATCTAG